The following proteins come from a genomic window of Methanomicrobium sp. W14:
- a CDS encoding MBL fold metallo-hydrolase, with translation MFRITEVYNNLCFDKSFIPDFGFSCFIEGQGILFDTGAKTEILYNNLSVAGIGKNQINAVFLSHDHWDHNGGLSVIEKLNNQGKKIKSYALSSFSGETLDYLSENSDLHIVKSYEEIVPGIFSTGPLGDETVEQSLFMRSKNGFVVVSGCSHPHIENILSFVRNHGSVYGLIGGLHDVSDCDLKSLSGIFYLAPSHCTKRIDEIRSLYEKSFRKGGVGCLHLF, from the coding sequence ATGTTTAGGATAACTGAAGTTTACAATAACCTGTGTTTTGACAAAAGTTTTATTCCCGATTTCGGGTTTTCATGCTTTATTGAAGGGCAGGGTATACTGTTTGATACAGGCGCCAAAACTGAGATATTATACAACAACCTTTCCGTGGCAGGTATCGGTAAAAACCAGATAAATGCAGTTTTTCTGTCACATGATCACTGGGACCATAACGGTGGTCTTTCCGTAATTGAAAAACTTAATAATCAGGGCAAAAAAATAAAATCTTATGCACTTTCCTCTTTTTCAGGTGAGACTCTTGATTACCTATCAGAAAACAGTGATCTGCATATCGTAAAGTCATATGAAGAGATTGTTCCGGGGATTTTTTCAACAGGTCCGCTTGGAGATGAAACTGTTGAACAGTCCCTTTTTATGAGATCGAAAAACGGCTTTGTTGTCGTTTCAGGCTGTTCGCATCCTCATATCGAAAATATTCTTTCTTTTGTGAGAAATCATGGTTCTGTCTATGGCCTTATAGGTGGTCTTCATGACGTATCTGACTGTGATCTGAAATCTCTTTCGGGGATTTTTTATCTTGCGCCTTCGCACTGCACAAAACGTATTGACGAGATAAGGTCGTTATATGAAAAGTCCTTCA